The following DNA comes from Pseudomonadota bacterium.
GCTGCGTTTCCCGCTCCGATCACATCGGGATAGCGGTAGACGTTTCCTTCATAGTTGCGGATCAAAAGATCCGTTCCTTCCCGGCCGACTACGGTTTCCGGGAGCAGCGGAATTTTTCCTCCGCCTCCGGGGGCGTCGATCACGTAATTGGGCACTGCGTAGCCGGTGGTATGGCCGCGAAGACCCTGGTAAATCTCAAGACCCTTGGAGACCGGGGTCCGGAAATGGGAAGAACCGATGATCGGGTCGCACTGGTACAGATAATAGGGTTTTACCCGGTTTTTTACAAGGCCCTGCATCAGCCGCTTCATGGTGTCCACCGAATCGTTGATCCCGGAGAGCAGCACGGTCTGGCTGCCCAACGGAATGCCCGCATCGGCAAGCCGGGTGAGGGCCTCGCGGGATTCCTGGGTCAGTTCATCCGGGTGGGTGCAGTGGACGCTCATCCACAGTGGATGATACTGTTTAAGCATCGCGACCAGATCCGGGGTAATCCGCTGGGGCAGAACGATGGGGGCCTTGGTCCCGATCCGGATCAACTCCACATGCTCGATTTTCCGCAACCGGCTGAGCAGCCACTCCAGATGATGATCAGGCATGGTCAGCGGATCGCCGCCGGAAATCAGAACATCACGCACCTGGGGATTGGCGGCGATATAGGCGATGGCCTTCTGCCAGCGGGCCCGGCTGGTGCCGGTGCGTTTCCCGACCATCCGCGAACGGGTGCAGTAGCGGCAGTAGCTTGAACAGTAGTCGGTCACCAGAAAGAGCACCCGGTCGGGGTAGCGGTGGATCAGCCCCGGGACCGGGCTGTGTCCGTCCTCGCCGAGGGGATCATGTTCCTCTCCCTGGGAGATCAGATGCTCGCCGGTGGTGGGGACCATGGTCCTGCGGATCGGCTGGGCCGGGTTGTCAGGGTCGATCAGGCTCAAATAATACGGGGTAATGGCCAGCGGCAGGGCGGTGCCTTTGAACTGCATGGCCTGACGCTCGTTCTCGGAAAGATGGATGATCTTTTCGAGCTGCTTCAACCGGGTAACCCGGTTTTTCAGCTGCCATTGCCAGCTGTGCCAATCATTTTCAGTTGCGGTGGGGAAAAATTTCTGCCGGAAGGAGGAGGTTGCTGCGGTTAATGGGGCTGCGATGGCAAGCGCCCCGAAAACGGCCCGGGACGATGGAGGTTCCTCTGGTTCCTCGCGATGCTGATAATGCCGGCTTGGGGGTTCATCAGGTTCTTCGATGGTCAATTCTTGCGGTTTCATGTGTTCTCTCCTCGGTGTTTTTCTGTTCAGTTCCTGTGACCGGACCTTCGGCAAAACGCAGTACAGCCACGAACGGATGATTTTATTTTGAGTTATATGTTTTGATTATCGGTCTCACGCTTAAATGCGGGACAGGGAAGGTGTTGCGTCAGGGATGCAAAGGAGTTGTTTTCGAGGTGTTGATCCAACCTTAATTTTCTTCATTGATGGCCTCTGTCGAACCATAAATGTTGACTTGCTTTAACCGCCCGAAACTCCGTAAAAAAGAAAAGGACGCAAGCGGTGCGAAAATCATTGTTTATGACCCCCTTATGCATGTGTTTTGATAAAGTGTCAACAGAAAAAAACAACTGTGAAAAAATAATTTTATGAAGAATGATTCCGGCCCAGTTTTTTGTCTGGAAATTGACTGGTGAGTTGATACTTCTGAGAACATGCATTGCAGGCGATTGGAGGCATTGATGACTCTATTCTTTGTTATGGTTTCGAGAAAAACCGTGCGGTTTAAGTGGGGAAAAATTTCTGCCTGCCAACGAAACTTCGCCTGCTTTTTTTGGGTAAAAACGAGACGTGCTGCTGTTGCTTTTAACCTGCTGTCGATCTGAAGAAGAGCTGGAGTTTTACCATCCTTCGACGAGCTCAGAATGGGCGGGTTTCGAAAGGTTCTTGACGCATAACAATTTGTAAACAGGCAGCATAAGTTCCATACGACCGTTCACCCTGAGCCTGTCGAAGGAGGTGCAGAGTCAAGAGTCCTGCGCTGAAATCGGCTGTTGATTGGAATGTGAATTGAAGAGTGTAAAACATTTCAGAACCCGCCAACCGGAAAAAATAGGAGTCCGTGTTCATTTCTCGACAAGTTGATGAAACTTTCGGTAAGCTGTTTTTATCATGGTAAACATTCACCCGCGAAAACCCTGTTTTTATCGGGTTTCAAGAGGGTGTACCGGGTTATGAAAAAAGATTAAATGACCAGCAGGCCCAAATTATTCCACATTACCCACCCCCGTTATCTGCTGCATGATACCGGCGGGGAAGGGCATCCCGAAATTCCCGAGCGGTTGCGGGTGATTGCTTCTGCTCTGTCTCAACTGAATGACGGCTCCCAGGTCTTTCCGATCGAACCGGAACCACCCGAAAAAAAGTGGCTGCAGACCGTTCATGCCGAAGAATATCTCCTTCGGTTTGAAGAGGTGGCCCTGTCCGGCAGAAGCTATTTTGGCCATCCTGATAATCAGCTCTGTTACGAGAGCTATGAGATTGCAATTCTTGCTGCAGGGGCAGGGCTCGCCGGGATTGATCTGATCGAGAAGGGGGAGGCCGGCACCATTTTCTGCAGCGTCAGGCCGCCCGGCCATCATGCGGAGAAAGCCGTAGCCCTCGGTTTCTGCTTTCTGAATAATGTCGCGATTGCCGCCCGCTACTGGCAAGGGAAATATTCCCGGCAGCGGATAGCGATCCTTGATTTTGACGCCCATCATGGGAACGGCATCCAGAGCACCTTTGAGGAAGATCCCGACGTTTTATATGTAAGCCTCCATGAGCATCCGACTTTCAGTTTTCCGGGAACCGGCTATGCCGAAGAGACCGGGACCGGTGCCGGCAAAGGGACCACCCTGAACATCCCGCTGCTGCCGGGGGCCGGAGATGCGGAAGTGAAAAAAGCTATTACCGGAAAAATTGAACCGGCGGTGAAGAAATTCAGGCCGGAGGCATTGCTGGTTGCCGCAGGCTTTGACGGCCACACGCTCGACGATATGTCCGGCCTGTCCTTTTCCACTGAACTTTACGGCGATCTGGGGCGCACCATTGCCGCGCTCGGCGAAAACCTTTGTGGCGGCAGAGTCGTGTCGATCCTGGAAGGCGGATATCACCTGCCCGGTCTGGCCGCTTCGGTGGCGGAATACTGCAAAGGGATGAACGAATACAACAAATGAGGCCCGAATATGTTTGTCGTTAATTTTATGACGAAAAAGGTGGTCACGGTGACCCCGGAAACCTTGCTTCCCCAAGTGAAGGATCTCCTGAAGACCGGAAACTTCCGCCATCTGCCGGTGGTCGATGCGTCCGGAAGGCTCGCCGGGATGCTGACCGATCGTGATCTGCGCAGTGCTTATCCGTCGGTGCTGATGGACGAACAGGAAAGAGGAAGATACCTGAAGCGGTTCAAGGGAATGAAACTAAGCGAGATCATGACCGAGGCGACGGCCCGATTGTCTCCGCAGTCGACCCTGGATGATGCACTGCTGCTCTTCGACCAGGCAAAGGTTGGGGCATTGCCGGTGGTGGACGCAGAGCAGAAAGTTGTCGGAATTTTTTCCGTCCGTGATCTTCTGGCCGCTTACAAAAAGCTTTTCGGACTGGGAGAAAAAGGATCGACCCTGATCGCGGTTAAAGATGACGGAAAACCGAATCCTCTGAGCAGGCTTACTGCCGCTCTGGAGGGAAAGAACGTCCCTTTCTCAAGGCTGATCAGGAATGTCCGGCCGGAATCGGATTCCGGAGCGGGTTTGATTTATATCAGAATACACACCCACAACCTCAGCGGGGTGCATACAACGCTGGCGGCGGCTGGTTTTGAGACTGTCGCACCGGCGGCGTGACCGAGATGGGTAAAGGAATGAACTATGCTTGAAACACTCTTCTGTCCGAAAACGGTGGCGGTGATCGGGGCTTCCCGTACTCCCGGGAAGGTCGGGCATGATATCGTGCAGAATCTGGTGGCCGGGGGATTTTCCGGCAAAATTCTGCCGGTCAATCCTTCGGCGGAATCGGTTCTGGGTCTGCCATGCCTGAAAAGTCCCGGGGAGTATGACGGCAAGATCGATCTCTCTATCATCGC
Coding sequences within:
- a CDS encoding KamA family radical SAM protein, yielding MKPQELTIEEPDEPPSRHYQHREEPEEPPSSRAVFGALAIAAPLTAATSSFRQKFFPTATENDWHSWQWQLKNRVTRLKQLEKIIHLSENERQAMQFKGTALPLAITPYYLSLIDPDNPAQPIRRTMVPTTGEHLISQGEEHDPLGEDGHSPVPGLIHRYPDRVLFLVTDYCSSYCRYCTRSRMVGKRTGTSRARWQKAIAYIAANPQVRDVLISGGDPLTMPDHHLEWLLSRLRKIEHVELIRIGTKAPIVLPQRITPDLVAMLKQYHPLWMSVHCTHPDELTQESREALTRLADAGIPLGSQTVLLSGINDSVDTMKRLMQGLVKNRVKPYYLYQCDPIIGSSHFRTPVSKGLEIYQGLRGHTTGYAVPNYVIDAPGGGGKIPLLPETVVGREGTDLLIRNYEGNVYRYPDVIGAGNAAAGEEAK
- a CDS encoding histone deacetylase → MTSRPKLFHITHPRYLLHDTGGEGHPEIPERLRVIASALSQLNDGSQVFPIEPEPPEKKWLQTVHAEEYLLRFEEVALSGRSYFGHPDNQLCYESYEIAILAAGAGLAGIDLIEKGEAGTIFCSVRPPGHHAEKAVALGFCFLNNVAIAARYWQGKYSRQRIAILDFDAHHGNGIQSTFEEDPDVLYVSLHEHPTFSFPGTGYAEETGTGAGKGTTLNIPLLPGAGDAEVKKAITGKIEPAVKKFRPEALLVAAGFDGHTLDDMSGLSFSTELYGDLGRTIAALGENLCGGRVVSILEGGYHLPGLAASVAEYCKGMNEYNK
- a CDS encoding CBS domain-containing protein, encoding MFVVNFMTKKVVTVTPETLLPQVKDLLKTGNFRHLPVVDASGRLAGMLTDRDLRSAYPSVLMDEQERGRYLKRFKGMKLSEIMTEATARLSPQSTLDDALLLFDQAKVGALPVVDAEQKVVGIFSVRDLLAAYKKLFGLGEKGSTLIAVKDDGKPNPLSRLTAALEGKNVPFSRLIRNVRPESDSGAGLIYIRIHTHNLSGVHTTLAAAGFETVAPAA